In Penaeus vannamei isolate JL-2024 chromosome 24, ASM4276789v1, whole genome shotgun sequence, the genomic stretch TTATATACAGAAATGCAAGACTGATATTCTGAGCTCACTTCAGACAGAGTAAAGCTTGATGGCAATTTGAGGACATGTCAAGCTGGAGGCGCCAGGCCAACAGGACTTGTTTGCTGTGTCTCTTCTTGTTTAGTTCTCTGACATCTCATTAAAACCTTTGAACTCTCCCAGTTTGGGTCTGCATCATCAGTGATGTCAAGTATTGCGTCCGCATGACAAGCCACTTTAAAGTCATTTCTGTATgatgttctttttcatttccttcttcataaAGGGCTTTCACCTTGTGCTGTAATGCCCCAAGGCTCATTGGAAGGTTGTGGAGGTTCGGATCATAAGCCCACGTAGCAAGTAACTCCATCCTTTCAGTCACTGTGCTATGAGAATAAAGTGCGTGGAGCATATCTCTTGGACATCCCATGCTagcttctttatcttcttgtttaCCTGGATTGTTTGCCTTGTTGAGTGTGGCAAATCTTTATAAGATTGATTTGCAGCAAGTGAGATACTCATCTTCTTGTTGTCTTCATCATTACTTGTCCTTTTGGGAGCCATTTTTAGGTTTTATCTtttaagaagggaaaaaaatgtcaaGAGCTGGTAAGCAATGGCCCCAAAGTGCTGTTTGAAAGGGAGTGTAGAGGTAGGAACAAGAAGCATTTGAAATCCTGAGAACCACTCACTCATGCACCAAAACTAGCTCAAAAATATCATGTACTGTAAAGAAAGTGAgagccatgaaaaaaaaaataataataataataagatttaaaGGAAAATATTGTAAACAGGGACACAGTAACACAAGGATTACCTGTATTTTGATACTTAACCCATGaatgccggtatattttgaagccgaaaataaaagatacgGGGCGGCTACAAGATTGGTAGGCGGGGTTGCCCTGGACTCCGCCCGCCCGTCAGCTGCGGCTCGCTGCTGCATCGGAGCATTAGCTCTGAtacacccggcaatgtttattttttggggtgtctcatatgtgggacaacCGTCGTTAGTGGTTTAAGCATCAAAATAGGTAATTTACACTTCATCCAGAGCTTTTAATAGGCCCAGTATTTATCAATCTGTCGTGTTATTGCAGGGTGTTACAGGTGGGTCTTCCTTCTGGCTTCACTCCCAACAAGGCCCCCAGCTCTGTCCGTGCCACAAAATATGTCTCACCAGGGAAGGATCCAGGCTTCAGGAATCGTGGCAGGAAGCAACCTTTCTCATCCTCCAAGGCCAAGACACTGCACTTTGCTGACACACCTGTAAAAGTGagatcctttttttattttttgtgcttCATTTGTATAGTATTTGTTACATATCTTAAATCTGTATACTGTGATTAtccatattttctattttctttttgttttttcttccttttacagGGAAAACCATTAACTTCTGTTGAAGAGGCTAAGACTCCAGATTTAGACCAATTACTCCGTGAATCTGACTCTGCACTAACAGTGTCTTTGCATGGAAGCCCTCCACGCACACGACATCAAAACAATGCCTCAAACTCCTCCACTCCCTATAGTTTTCACTCAAATAGATATAGTTGGAATGCCACTTCCACCCCACGCCACAATGGCCATACCTCAGGATCCAAGTTAGAATCCCCTGGGATACAGGCACAAGATCGTTTCccaagagggaagagacagagttCAGATGGTTCAGACTCGTGGGGAAAGTTTGGACACAGTTCTGAGCTGAAGCATAGTGAGCAGAAACATAGCTTAGGTGATTTCATTACATTAGATGTGAAGTgggggaacaagaagaaaagtcCACTACCAAGGGATAGCAATTCCCGCTCCAGTGGAAGGCTAATCCGACAAAATGAGGTGCCAAAGGCTTTAGACTTAAGTGATCAGGATGCCTTTCCAATGGTAGGCAGTACACCAGTCCAGGACAAGCAGTTCAAACGGAGAATCAACCCTACACGGATCACCACCAGTTCTTCTCGTCAGCCAGTCAGAGCCATTGCTTTCAGCCAGAGCTCAAAGACAGGCTTTGGGGCACCACAGAACCAGTCTCCAAGCAGCCCCTTCTTGACAAGTGAAGAAGGGGGAATCAAGAGCATGGAGGAGGAACGTGAGCTGCTACGTCAAGAGAGAATGAAGCGACAGGAGACCAGTACaaatgttggaggaggaggaggtacccCTGGGAAAAACATGGGTAGGGATTCACCTCCAAGTACATCTTCAGAGAAGGTGGACTATGTAGAGGGCTCTCCAGATCGAGTGTCAAACAGGAGTTTTATTGATATTCTTGTGCAGACTTATGCTGAGCTTATTTTGTTTAACATGACACCCAACATAATGGTAGAGTTATACTACTTGATGCAACTATTAACTGTAAGGACTGTAGTTAAATCAGATGACTCAGACAGTCAACGAAGGGAGACTTGCTACCTCAATACAATCcacaattgtatatatttttccaccAATGTGCTTCTGACTGTAGTTGAACTTCTGAAACTATTGGATAAGGCCACCGTGAGATTTTTATCAGAAAATCCCAGGGTAAAGACATTTTCGCCAGATCTCCAGAAATGCTTAACAGAATTTTTGGAATCGCCTCCTCCAGCTCCTTTGCTCAACCAGGCACCAAAGTCTCCTATAGGCAGTGTGTCTTTCCAATCAGACACAGATAATCGAAATAACTTTCCAACTGATCAAGCTTTCCACATCTTTCGCAAGCAGCGGGACATGTTTTATGAGGTGAGAAGAaagaagtctatatatatatatatatatatatatatatatatatatatatatatatatatatatatacagatagatagatagatagatagatagagatatatttataaatatgttaatatgtatatgaacatgtatataaacatacatatatatataaagattatatatatatatatatatatatatatatatatatatatatatatatatatatatatatatatatatatatgtttatatacatgttcatatacatattaacatatttataaatatatctctatctatctatctatctatctatctatctatctatctatctatctatctatctatctgtctatctatctgtctatctgtctatctgtctatctgtctatctgtctatctatctatctatctatctatctatctatctatctatctatctatctatctatctatctatctatctatctatctatctatctatctatatatatatatatatatatatatatatatatatatatatatatatatccatatatatatatatctatatatatacatatatatattatgtatatatatataatgtatatatatatatatatatatatatatatatatatatatatatatatatatatatatatatatatatataatgtatatatatatatatatatatatatatataaatatataatttatttatttatttatttgtttattttttatatatgtaaatatatatatgaatatttatatatttgtatattttgtatatgatttgtgtgtacacattattTACAGTATATTGAACATGTGGTCAGTGATGAGTTactcattatttttaacatttttaaaattatctagATGATCCGCATTTGGGAAGAGAATCGTCTCATGTCAGGCTGGTCATACGGGCAGGCACTAGGGCCCAAGATCAAACAGGTACTCAACCTGCGTCCAGACCCCATCAATTTCGCCCACTTTGCCCGTCTCTTCCAATCCCAGCTCCTCACCATGTGTCGTGGGGATGACGATCAGCACATATCAAATGAGGATGCTGATGGTTAGTAAGGTTGCTAGAGTAAGGGTAGGGTTAGTAATTTCTTATCaagttatattgttttttatcttgatttagggaaggatgagagatttGTAAAATTTGACGTAATCAGTTTTTGCCATTTGTTATATTTGATTTTAATNNNNNNNNNNNNNNNNNNNNNNNNNNNNNNNNNNNNNNNNNNNNNNNNNNNNNNNNNNNNNNNNNNNNNNNNNNNNNNNNNNNNNNNNNNNNNNNNNNNNNNNNNNNNNNNNNNNNNNNNNNNNNNNNNNNNNNNNNNNNNNNNNNNNNNNNNNNNNNNNNNNNNNNNNNNNNNNNNNNNNNNNNNNNNNNNNNNNNNNNNNNNNNNNNNNNNNNNNNNNNNNNNNNNNNNNNNNNNNNNNNNNNNNNNNNNNNNNNNNNNNNNNNNNNNNNNNNNNNNNNNNNNNNNNNNNNNNNNNNNNNNNNNNNNNNNNNNNNNNNNNNNNNNNNNNNNNNNNNNNNNNNNNNNNNNNNNNNNNNNNNNNNNNNNNNNNNNNNNNNNNNNNNNNNNNNNNNNNNNNNNNNNNNNNNNNNNNNNNNNNNNNNNNNNNNNNNNNNNNNNNNNNNNNNNNNNNNNNNNNNNNNNNNNNNNNNNNNNNNNNNNNNNNNNNNNNNNNNNNNAAGTAAAGTTAGATGTACATTTATGAGGATATACTTATGTAAGGCACAAAAAAGTGCTACAAAAGATGGTGAAGCTAAAATGATTTTGTACTTTACCATCTGATTACATTAACTACATATTAATTCTGATGAACCTGTCATATAGGTACTAAAAATGAACAGCAAGAACCCTAAAGATATTTTAATGTGAAAGAGACTTAACATCCTGGCAAACCTTGATATCTACCAGAATGACCCTACTTTACTTTTTATCACACAGTTAAAAGCTATAATTGATGAGCAGATGAAGAATTCACCCCAAACAGTTGAGAGAACAAGGGACATAGTACAAAAACAGGTGATGGACCTGAGTCAAGAGCTTGCTCAACACATCCGCGCCCAGTGCACTCAGGTTACTCACCAAGAATGTCAGGGCGAGGTCTTGTCTTCGCTAACCTTCCTGATGCCTCCAGATATGACTCCGCAGGTagcttttttgcttgtttttattcttttttatgttttttgctgtttgtttgcatactgaatttatttttatttttcttctttctttactttttcaggATTCTCTTGTTTGCTTTTATATTGATTTTGTCATGTATTTTTCTGTATTCTTGCTTTTTCAGTACTTTTATACATGTCTGTCTTCAtaccttccttctttttcacccttttcctctcctcctcctcctcttcctaatttttctgtccttctcctcttcttcctttttcccctcttcctcctcctgctccttttcttcctttttccctcttcctgctcctgctcctcttcttcctttttccctcttcctcctcctgctcctcttcttttttccctcttcctcctcctcttgctcctcctgtaTTGCCTCCTGCAAAATTCAACTGATCAAAGTTTTTCATTTTTCCAGGCATTAGATGTGTGCCGGAAAATTGTAAGTCGAAGCTGTCAGGAGAAGGTATTGGCATGGGTCCAGTCACATTTGACTCCTGTACTCTTTTCCAAGGACCTCTCAGCTGATGGTGACCGACTCCTTCGGCAGGCACAGAAGGCTGCTGATTTTCAGGCAGTTAGTATTGTAACAGGATGTAGTGTGGTTTTGGGTTGACTTTATTCTTTTTGcatatttttgctttcattaaGTTTGATGTGAAGAATTCTTGCATAtgattaaatgaatgaatatgttgTTAAAATTGATTACATCTTGAGTCAAGTATGTAGTGGAAGAGAAGAGTCATATGaaaatttttttctatctatttgcaGGCAGCCTTGCAGAATTCCCTCAATGACACGTCTCTCTCCAACTTGGACACATCGGAGGCCTCAGCTACTATGGGAACAGAGAGCAGCTTTACTGGCAACCAGTCGGGTCTTTCTCTCACGGATCATCCCCTTAATTGTAAATATTAGTTCTGttccgttcttttcttttttgctcattgttgtgatcgttttttttttttttttttacacagtgaTTTTAGATGGTATTATAGTAATTTTGCAGAATTTGCTTGCTCTTGtcgttttttcgttctttttttttttacctgaataTTTAGTATACTCATATGACTCAATTACATGCTTGATTTTAAATATGGTTCTCCCTTCCACAGCTCCAACAAACCATCCACACAAGTTATGCCCATTGCCAAAGAAGCCAACGAATCCCACAGAAACTCTTCCAATAACTGCATCTGAACACATTGAGTCATTACCCTCGCCATCAAAGATAATCATGGATATTAAGGTTAATGCCTGTGTGAATTGTgtaaattttttaaaatcttttagtCGTGCATTCCCTCCTTTTATCTACCATCTTTCATTTACTCTTAGAATGCCTTCATAATATCCTACATATTCTTTGACATTTTTTTATATTGCAAACTTTCATTTTCTTGGCCTTgataaaataatcaaaagaacAGATGAGGTGACACTATAAGAAATAACATAATcttatctctcacacacaccaaacataATACAATGGAATAAAGATCCTCTTTCCAATTTTCAGGAAATGGTCAGAATAATAGTCTTAAGGGACACAGCAGATTCTGACTGTAAGCCAAGTGAGGAGGGTGTCGGCCGCCTGCTAGGAGATATCCGGGGAATCCTGACTGGACGGCAGGACGTCAACCTGACTGTATTCAGGGTGCTTGAGAGCTTGACTGTGGACTTGGCCGTGTCTTTGGGTGAGTTGGAATGTGTCTAGGAATAACATTGCTTGTGGCTATTAGATTATTGCTAATGAAGGTTTTGTCTTTAAATTTTTTTGATATCAGTTTCACTTATTGTCGATGTTTGGTACCTAATTTTTATTCCTTAttgctctttttcattatttgttctttcttttacaaTACTTTCATTACTACACTCATCCCATCCCATGGATATTCTTGTcacatttataaaatataataaaatggaaaagtTTTTCAACTTGTGGAAATCTGTGGGGATTtgagcatttatatacatatacacttctaAGTTAGTGAGTctgttttttttagctttatcttTTAGTTGTACTGGAGGCTTATTTTACCGGTAATTTTGCATAACTAGTattcattagatatatatatgtgtgtgtaaatttttcCTTCTAGCGGTCTGCCTACCAGACATGATGACCCCCAAGATACAGGAAACCTTCATAGAGCTCTGGCAACCACTG encodes the following:
- the dlt gene encoding uncharacterized protein dlt, giving the protein MAATLLDLLLQGEINPHDLILWLDGASVKGVLEDLHALRVEFVPVFLNFLRDQSSGVLQVGLPSGFTPNKAPSSVRATKYVSPGKDPGFRNRGRKQPFSSSKAKTLHFADTPVKGKPLTSVEEAKTPDLDQLLRESDSALTVSLHGSPPRTRHQNNASNSSTPYSFHSNRYSWNATSTPRHNGHTSGSKLESPGIQAQDRFPRGKRQSSDGSDSWGKFGHSSELKHSEQKHSLGDFITLDVKWGNKKKSPLPRDSNSRSSGRLIRQNEVPKALDLSDQDAFPMVGSTPVQDKQFKRRINPTRITTSSSRQPVRAIAFSQSSKTGFGAPQNQSPSSPFLTSEEGGIKSMEEERELLRQERMKRQETSTNVGGGGGTPGKNMGRDSPPSTSSEKVDYVEGSPDRVSNRSFIDILVQTYAELILFNMTPNIMVELYYLMQLLTVRTVVKSDDSDSQRRETCYLNTIHNCIYFSTNVLLTVVELLKLLDKATVRFLSENPRVKTFSPDLQKCLTEFLESPPPAPLLNQAPKSPIGSVSFQSDTDNRNNFPTDQAFHIFRKQRDMFYEMIRIWEENRLMSGWSYGQALGPKIKQVLNLRPDPINFAHFARLFQSQLLTMCRGDDDQHISNEDADGYTYVRHKKVLQKMRLNILANLDIYQNDPTLLFITQLKAIIDEQMKNSPQTVERTRDIVQKQVMDLSQELAQHIRAQCTQVTHQECQGEVLSSLTFLMPPDMTPQALDVCRKIVSRSCQEKVLAWVQSHLTPVLFSKDLSADGDRLLRQAQKAADFQAAALQNSLNDTSLSNLDTSEASATMGTESSFTGNQSGLSLTDHPLNSPTNHPHKLCPLPKKPTNPTETLPITASEHIESLPSPSKIIMDIKEMVRIIVLRDTADSDCKPSEEGVGRLLGDIRGILTGRQDVNLTVFRVLESLTVDLAVSLAVCLPDMMTPKIQETFIELWQPLDKNGVIPSPCGLASPLNPRTVMLIAQSPSASHQRASWAKLENFLTALLINKLVTPASLQEQCIALLRHSWPQEILTGMSSCIEAVSKEAQKNKDLCGNPTLVQLLEWVGWVCGQMEDFPDVL